From Nicotiana tabacum cultivar K326 chromosome 20, ASM71507v2, whole genome shotgun sequence, one genomic window encodes:
- the LOC107823470 gene encoding pumilio homolog 23-like, whose product MGRKTSKKHAGVDADSTVESVSGGNTYGNDRSRKPDKTAPVPQTSFLRQQIDPETAKYFAEIANSLEGTEIDPQEWSVICGNALEETRGKEAELATDYIISDTLQTLVEGCSLDHLCIFLQRCAKNISHIAADRSGFHVVETALNLYLITFRKVRIIL is encoded by the exons atggGCCGAAAGACATCAAAAAAGCATGCTGGAGTCGATGCTGATAGTACTGTTGAAAGTGTATCTGGAGGGAACACCTATGGCAATGATAGATCTCGTAAGCCCGACAAGACAGCCCCTGTTCCACAAACATCATTTCTCAG ACAGCAGATTGATCCCGAGACTGCAAAATACTTCGCTGAGATTGCTAATTCCCTTGAAGGTACAGAAATTGACCCACAGGAGTGGTCTGTCATTTGTGGAAATGCATTGGAAGAAACCAGAGGGAAAGAAGCAGAACTTGCAACTGATTATATAATAAGCGATACTTTGCAAACTCTAGTTGAAGGCTGTTCCTTGGATCACCTTTGTATTTTCCTTCAGAGATGTGCCAAGAATATCTCTCATATTGCAGCTGATAGATCAGGCTTTCATGTGGTCGAAACGGCTTTAAATCTCTACCTTATCACCTTCAGGAAAGTGAGAATCATTCTCTGA